One window of Elusimicrobiota bacterium genomic DNA carries:
- a CDS encoding response regulator, producing MDAPVVLFADDNTPIRGLMVRAFAQAGIIKVVAAADGVEALAAFEADGAGEIGLLITDLMMPRLDGAGLIAKARAARPALKIILISTDPLPLELRDGGISYMQKPFLPSELVAKALELLG from the coding sequence GTGGACGCGCCGGTCGTTCTGTTCGCCGACGACAACACCCCGATCCGCGGCCTCATGGTCCGAGCATTCGCCCAGGCCGGGATCATCAAGGTGGTGGCGGCCGCGGACGGCGTCGAGGCCCTCGCCGCCTTCGAAGCCGACGGAGCCGGCGAGATCGGGCTGCTCATCACCGACCTGATGATGCCGCGGCTCGACGGCGCCGGCCTGATCGCCAAGGCGCGCGCCGCGCGCCCCGCGCTCAAGATCATCCTGATCTCGACCGATCCCTTGCCGCTCGAGCTGCGGGACGGCGGGATATCGTATATGCAGAAGCCGTTCCTCCCGTCCGAGCTGGTCGCGAAGGCGCTCGAGCTGCTCGGCTAG
- a CDS encoding helix-turn-helix transcriptional regulator — MEPIYAAVGRGIRDRRLELGMTLEDLAEGSSRHPAFIGMIERGHKKASLATLSAIAAALDVDMAHLFKSGRPTEKGTISRKIDLLLRARTEPERQLLFSTLRHLAAELKDLRTNGS, encoded by the coding sequence ATGGAGCCCATCTACGCCGCCGTGGGAAGAGGGATTCGCGACCGCAGGCTCGAGCTCGGAATGACGCTCGAGGACCTGGCGGAAGGCTCGTCGCGCCATCCCGCCTTCATCGGGATGATCGAGCGCGGCCACAAGAAGGCCAGCCTCGCGACTTTGTCGGCGATCGCCGCCGCCCTCGACGTCGACATGGCCCATCTGTTCAAGAGCGGGCGCCCGACGGAAAAAGGGACCATTTCCCGGAAGATCGACCTGCTTTTGCGCGCCCGCACCGAGCCCGAGCGCCAGCTTCTCTTTTCGACCCTCCGCCATCTGGCCGCCGAGCTCAAAGACCTGCGGACCAACGGGAGCTGA